The genomic region GGCCGGTGGAGGCGACCTCCTTCCTGCTCAGCCCGCCGCAGTGGGTGCAGGACGCGGCCGCTGCGGCGATCGCGGCGGAGGCGGAGCGGTTGGGGGAGGCGCCGGCTGCTGCGGTCGCGTCGACGCCTGCGCCTGCGCCTACTCCCGCGCCTGCTCCTGCTCCGGCGCCGACTCCGGTGGCGGACGAGCCGGTGCCCGCGCGGCTCACCACGCCGCCGGTCTCCGACCGGCCGGCCGGGGACGCGCCGACCATGCTCGCGCCGCCGCCCAGCTGGGAGCTGGCGGAGCACGGCGAGGAGGAGATCGCACCGAGCACGCCGCCGGAGGCGCGCACGGTGCGGATGCCTCCGCCGGTGTCGACCAAGCGGTTCGACGCTCCGCCGGTCGCTGACGCACCGCCGGCCGCGCAGCCCCCGCTGGCCCAGCCGCCCCTTGCCCAGCCGCCTCTTGCGCAGCCCCCGCTGGCTCAGCCGCCAGCCGTGCAGCCCCTCGCCGCGCAGCCGCCCGCGGCGCCCGTGGGCGGCTATGCGCCGACCATGCTCGCCTCGGACGGCGCGCCCGGCCTGATGGGCCTGCCCGGTGCGCCTTCCCCGGCCCCGGCCCCCGCCTCGCCGACCCCGACCCCGCCCCGGCTCCCGCCGCGGAGCAGGCCCCGCCCGCGCCCGCCGTCGAGTACGCGCCGACCATGCTCGCCTCCGACGGCCCGCCCGGGCTGATGGGTCTGCCTGGTGCCCCCCGTCACGGGGCGCCCGCCGCCGGCGTCGGGCTCGGCCGTGGTGCCGCGAGCACCCCGCCGCCCCCGCCGCCCGCCGGTCTGCGGGGCGCTCCCGGCCAGCCCGCCGCCTCCGTCCCGCCGCCCGCCGCAGGCGGTGGGCTGGGTCGCGGTGCGGCCAGTGCGCCGCCCCCGCCGCCGCCCGGCGGTCTGCTGCACACGGGTGGCAGCGGTCCGGAGAGCCACGCCGCCGCCGTCGGCCGAGGCTCCGCCTCGACCCCGCCGCCGCCCCCGCCGTCGGGTCTGCTCGGCGGCCGGCCGGCCGGTGCCGCCGCGTCCACGCCGTCGGCGAGCCCCGCCGGGCCGGCCGCCGGCGCGGCCGATCTGGCGGACGCCGCGACCAGCAAGGCCGCGGTGCCGGCGCGCCCGGGTACGCCCGGCCTCGCGCAGGCCGCGACCCAGCTGGCCACGCCGGGCCCCGGCGGCTACGGCTTCCCGGCCCCGACCGGCGGGCCGACCGGTGCCCCGCAGACCGCGCCGCCGGCCGCCGCAGCGTCGGCCGCGCCGCCGGCCGGCTTCCCCGGCGCGCCGGTGCCCGGTGCCGCCGCGCCGGTCCCCGGCCTGCCGCCGCAGGGCGCGCCGGTCCCGCCGGGCGTGCCCACGGTCGGCCCCGGCTACCTCGCGGTGCTCAGCTACCGGGCCCCCGACGGCTCCGAGCAGAAGGTGATGCACCGCAGCGAGCCCGGCACCCCGCACCCGGAGTGGCGGATCCTGCAGGAGCTGCGCCGGCTGAACGTGCCCGCCGAGCAGGTGCTCGAGCTGCACACCGAGCTGGAGTCCTGCGACCTGCCCGGCGGCTACTGCCACCGGCTGATCACCTCCTCCTGGCCGAACGTCCGGGTCACCCACACGGCCGGTTACGGCCGTGACCAGGCGGCCCGCCAGACGGGCATGGCGCACCTGCTCAACCACCTGGACGAGCTGCACCAGCTGGCCGGCGGTCCGCGCCGCTCGCGTCCGGTGCGGGCCCCGCTGCCCGCGCCGGGCACCGTGCCGCCGCGCCCGCCGGTACCGCCGCAGCAGCTGGCCGCCGAGCTGGCGCAGTTCTTCGGCCCGGCCGTGTTCCGCTACGAGCAGCGGGCGGTCTCCCGCCAGGGGGTGCCGGAGATCGTCGCGCAGACCCTGGTCTGGGCCGGTCTGCCGACCAACTTCGGGCCGTTCTTCTGGGCGCACGCCCCGGAGAACCGGCCGATCCCGACGCTGGCCGAGCTGGCCGCCGAGCGCGGCCGCACGGTCGGCCCGGAGGCGGGCGGTTACCTGGTGCTCGGCAACGACTACGGGCGCCAGCTCTGTGTGCAGTACGGCACAGCCGCGGTGGTCGCGGTGGATCTGGACGGAACCAATGAGCCGCCGCGCTTCGTCAACAGCGGTGTGCCGGAGTTCGTCCGGTCGCTCGCCCTGCTCGGTCGGATGTGGCCGTTGCGCTACGGCCTGACCCCCGATCAGGCCGGGCGCTGGACCACCGACTTCCAGGCCGAGCTGATCGCGCTCGACCCGGCCGCCCTCCAGGCGCCGGACACCTGGTGGGCGGTCCTCCTGGAGCAGTTCTGGGACGGCCTGCTGTAGCCGCTCGGGTGAACGGGCAGGCTGAGGCCGGAGCCGCACCTTCGGGTGCGGCTCCGGCCGGCGGTGTCGCTTCTTGGGCTTTCCAAATGATCTGCGCAAAATAGGTCAAGAGGACAGGTACCCGAGACCGACCCGGCCAGCCCGCCACTGAGGGGACGTAGGACATGAGTGACGCCATCCCGTCGTACGGCTTTACCGCTGCCCGACGCGGGTACGCGCCCGACCAGGTCGACCGCGCGCTCGCCGGGCTGACCGCCCAGCGGGACGAGGCCTGGCACCGCCTCAGCATGCTGGGCGCCCGGCTGCGCGACCTGGAAGCCGACCTGGCCGCCGCCCGGCAGGCCGCCGCCGAAGCCCCCGAACCCGACTACGCCACGCTCAGCGAGCAGGCCGCCGACCTGATGGCGATCGCCGACAACGAGGCCCGGCAGGTCCGGGAGAAGGCCGAGCGGTTCGCCGAGGACACCCGGGACGAGACCTACCAGGCCGGCCAGGCCCGGCAGCAGGCCGCCGCCGAGTACGCCACCGCCACCCGCGCCGAGGCCGACGCCGCCGCCCGCCGTACCGAGGAGCGCACCCGCGCCGAGGCCGAGAAGCTGCGCGGCGAGGCCGACCGGGACGCCCGCACCATCCGCGACAGCGCCACCGCGGAGGCCGCCAAGATCCGGGTCGCCGCCGCCGAGGCCGGCGAGCGGGCCGAGGCCAAGCTGGCCGAGCTGCGCCGGGAGGCCGACGAGCGGTTCGCCGCCGAGGAGACCGCCGCGCAGACCGAGGACGCCAAGATCTCGACCGCCGCCGAGCGCCGCCTCAAGGAGGCCGAGCAGTACCGCGAGACCGTCCTCGGGGTGATCAAGCAGATCGACACCGAGGCCCAGGCCCGGGCCGACCAGCTGATCGACCAGGCCCGCCGGGAGGCCGAGCAGATCAACGCCGCCACCACCGCGGAGCGCGAGGCGTTCGACAAGCGCCTGGAGACGGTGCAGACCCACCTCGACCACATCAAGGGCACGCTGGCCTCGCTCACCGGCAAGGCGGTCGGCATGATCGAGCCGGGCGAGCAGCCCGAGCCCGGCGTGGCGGCCGCGCCCTCCGAGGCCGACACCGGCGAGGTCCCGCTGCCGCCCAGCGCCGAGCAGCCGCTCCCCGAGGACGCCCCGACCACCGTGGTGCTCCGCCTGCCCGCCGAGCTCCGCGACGCCACCCGGCAGGCCGCCGCACCGGTCGCCGCACAGGCGGTCGCCACCCCGCCGGTCGCCGCCGCCCCGCCGGTCGACCCGCGCACCGCCCTCAAGGCCGCCGGCGCCGCTCAGCCCCCGCTCCCGCCCCGCCCGGCCACCCCGCCGCCGACCCCGCCGACCCCGCCGGCCGCTGCCCCCGCCGCCCCGGCCGCCCCGGCCGGCCGGCCGCCGCAGGACGCCGTGCCCGCAGCCGCCACCGAGGCGGAGACCGCGATCATCCCCAAGATCGTGATCATCGACGACGGCGTCACCCTCGACACCCTCCCGGGTACCGTCGGCCGTCGCCGCACCTGAGACGGCCAGGTCCTCATGAGGCTAGGTCCGCGGACGGACTGGCTGAACACCGACTTCGGACGGTACGTCCTCTGTCCGGCGTCCCAGGTGGGGTCCTGGCAGGGCACCGAGGCCGACGAGGTCGACATGGACGCGGTGGGGCGGGTGCGCATCGGCGGCCTGGACGCGCTGACCCTCGCCGGTGAGCCGCTGCAGATCTGCTACCTCGCCGACACCATGACCTTCGCCCGGCAGGTCTTCGCCGATGACGACGAACTCCTTCCGGGCGCGGTCCGGCAGGCTGTGGCGGACGGGGAGTGGGATGAGGGGTTCACCGTCCGGCTCGGCGGCCGGTATCTCCTGATGGACCTGGCGCTGCCCGGCGCGACCGGAGCGGGCGAGTCGCTGGAGATCGTTCTCCCGTACGGGCTCTACCAGGTGCTCTTTACCACGGTCACGCCGACCGAGGATGCGCAGTTCCGGCTGGACCGTCTGCGTGCCGCGTCCTGACCGCCCCGCTACAGCACCTCCACCTGCGCGCCGGACACCCGGTTGCGACAGGCGAGGACGTAGCGGGCGTGCTCGGTGACCGTCGGGTAGTCGAAGGCGTCGTGGTCGGCGAGGAGCAGGACGGCGTCGGCGGCGGCGAGTTCCTCGGGGGTGGCGGTGACGCGCGGGACGCTGTTGAAGGGGCCGCGTTGGCCGGGGAGGTGGACGCCGGTCAGGACGTGCGGGTCGGCCGCGCGGACCTCGACGCCCAGCGCGGTGAGCAGTTCGGCGATCCGGGCGGCGGGGGTCTCGCGGGCGTCGCCGGTGTTCTTCTTGTGCCGCTCGTTCGGGATGTCCTCCACATAGGAGTCGCCGATCGGGCCCGGATCGGACCAAAGATCACCGGAAAGAGGAGGCCAGGACTCGTGGCGCCCTCCAGGAAAGGGCGCCACGACTCCCGACGCTCGGGCGGGCGCCCCCACCCAGGGTCGCCCGGCCTCGCACCCCGACCCCCATCGGAGTGCGTGTGGCCCGTCCAGTCCATCCCCCACGGTTGGAGCGGCGGGCACGTGATCCATCCTGCGGGCTGTCCATGGACACGCAGTGACAGGAGTATGTCCACTTCTTGACAATCGACCTTTCCGTCCGATCCGCAGGTCATGGCCATGACGATCGACCCCGGTGGTGATGGCCGCTCGGGCGGAGCGGACGGCGGCCGTGGCTGGCCGCGTCAGCGTCTGCCGCTCGGCGTACGCTGGACCCCTGACCCGGCCCCTGTGCACCGCGTGCCGGGCACATCAAGCTGCCCGGCCGCAGGAGCTGCTTCCGGTGCCGGGCGCGCCGCCGCGACGCCAACGGGACGAAGAAGATCGCATGAGTCTGACCGGTTTGCTCGATGTCGTGGTCCGCGACCCCGCTCTCGCCGAGGCGATCGAGGCGGCGGCCGGCGGACACCGTCCGCATCTGGATGTCGTCGGACCGCCCGCCGCCCGGCCGTTCGTGATCGCCGCGCTGGCCCGCTCGCTGGCGGACGGCTCCGCCACCGGCGGCCGCCCGGTGCTCGCGGTGACCGCGACCGGACGGGAGGCCGAGGACCTCGCCGCGAGCCTGCGCTCGCTGCTGCCGCCGGATGCCGTCGCCGAGTTCCCGGCCTGGGAGACCCTGCCGCACGAGCGCCTCTCGCCGCGCTCGGACACCGTCGGGCGGCGGCTCGCGGTGCTGCGCCGGATCGCCCACCCCGCCGCCGACGACCCGGCCGCCGGGCCGGTCCAGGTGGTCGTCGCGCCGGTCCGCTCGGTGCTGCAGCCGCAGGTCAAGGGGCTGGCGGAGCTGGAGCCGGTGGCGCTGCAGCGCGGTGGGTCGCACGATCTGGAGGAGGTGGCCCGCCGGCTCGCCGCGGCCGCCTACGCCCGGGTCGAACTGGTCGAGAAGCGCGGCGAGTTCGCGGTTCGTGGCGGCATCCTGGACGTCTTCCCGCCGACCGAGGAACACCCGCTGCGGGTGGAGTTCTGGGGCGACGAGATCGAGGAGATCCGCTACTTCAAGGTCGCCGACCAGCGCTCGCTGGAGATCGCCGAACACGGCCTGTGGGCGCCGCCCTGCCGCGAGCTGCTGCTGACCGATCAGGTCCGGGCCCGAGCCGCGGAGTTGGCCGAGGCCCACCCCGAACTGGCCGAGATCCTGGACAAGATCGCCCAGGGGATCGCGGTCGAGGGCATGGAGTCGCTGGCGCCCGTGCTGGTGGACGACATGGAGCTGCTGCTCGACGTGCTGCCGGCCGGCTCGGTCACGGTGGTCTGCGACCCGGAGCGGGTCCGCACCCGGGCCGCCGACCTGGTGGCGACCAGTCAGGAGTTCCTGCACGCCTCCTGGGTGGCGGCGGCCGCCGGCGGGGACCGGCCGATCGACGTGGAGCAGATCGACGTCTCGGCGGCCTCGCTCTGGTCGCTGGCGGACGTGCGCGAGCACGCGCAGCAGATCGGGCTGCCCTGGTGGTCGGTGAGCCCGTTCGCCACCTCGGACTCCGAGGTCAGCACGATTCTCGAATTCGACTCCAACACGCTGACCCTGGGCATGCACGCCGTCGAGGCCTACCGCGGCGACACCGCGCGGGCCATCGCCGACGCCAAGGAACGCCTCGCCGCCGACTGGCGGGTGGTCATGGTGACGGAGGGCCAGGGCCCGGCCTCCCGCCTGGCCGAGGTGCTCGGCAACGAGGGCATCCCGGCCCGGCTGGTGCACGACCTCGCCGAGCCGCCCACCCGCGACGTGGTCTACGTCAGCTGCGGCTCGATCGAGCACGGCTTCGTGGACGAGGCGCTCAAGCTCACCGTCATCACCGAGACCGACCTGTCCGGCCAGCGCTCCTCCACCAAGGACATGCGCCGGATGCCGTCGCGGCGGCGCAACGCGATCGACCCGCTGGCCCTGGCGGCCGGCGACTACGTGGTGCACGAGGCGCACGGCGTGGGCCGCTACGTCGAGATGGTGCAGCGCACCGTGCAGGGCGCCACCCGCGAGTACCTGGTGCTGGAGTACGCGCCGGCCAAGCGCGGCCACCCCGGCGACCGGCTCTTCGTGCCGACCGACCAGCTGGACCAGGTGACCAAGTACGTCGGCGGCGAGGCCCCGACGCTGCACCGGCTCGGCGGCGCGGACTGGGCGAAGACCAAGCAGCGGGCCAAGAAGGCGGTCAAGGAGATCGCCGCCGACCTGATCAAGCTGTACAGCGCCCGGATGGCCGCCCCCGGCCACTCCTTCGGCGCCGACACGCCCTGGCAGCGCGAGCTGGAGGACGCCTTCCCGTACGCGGAGACGCCGGACCAGCTGACCACCATCGCCGAGGTCAAGTCGGACATGGAGAAGTCGGTCCCGATGGACCGGCTGATCTGTGGTGACGTGGGCTACGGCAAGACCGAGATCGCGGTCCGCGCGGCCTTCAAGGCGGTGCAGGACGGCAAGCAGGTGGCGGTGCTGGTGCCGACCACACTGCTGGTGCAGCAGCACTTCTCCACCTTCGCCGAGCGGTACGCCAACTTCCCGGTGGTGGTCAAGGCGCTCTCCCGGTTCCAGACCGACAGCGAGGCGAAGGCCGTGCTGGAGGGGCTGTTCGACGGGTCGGTGGACGTCGTCATCGGCACCCACCGGCTGTTCTCCAGCGAGACCAGGTTCAAGGACCTCGGCCTGGTGATCGTCGACGAGGAGCAGCGGTTCGGCGTCGAGCACAAGGAGCAGCTGAAGAAGCTGCGGGCCAACGTCGACGTGCTGACCATGTCCGCCACCCCGATCCCGCGCACCCTGGAGATGGCGGTCACCGGCATCCGCGAGATGTCCACCATCACCACCCCGCCGGAGGAGCGGCACCCGGTGCTGACCTTCGTCGGACCGTACGACGAGAAGCAGATCTCGGCCGCGATCCGGCGCGAACTGCTGCGCGAGGGCCAGGTCTTCTACATCCACAACCGGGTCGAGTCGATCGACAGGGCGGCGGCCCGGCTGAAGGACCTGGTGCCCGAGGCCCGGG from Kitasatospora azatica KCTC 9699 harbors:
- a CDS encoding SUKH-4 family immunity protein, with product MLASDGPPGLMGLPGAPRHGAPAAGVGLGRGAASTPPPPPPAGLRGAPGQPAASVPPPAAGGGLGRGAASAPPPPPPGGLLHTGGSGPESHAAAVGRGSASTPPPPPPSGLLGGRPAGAAASTPSASPAGPAAGAADLADAATSKAAVPARPGTPGLAQAATQLATPGPGGYGFPAPTGGPTGAPQTAPPAAAASAAPPAGFPGAPVPGAAAPVPGLPPQGAPVPPGVPTVGPGYLAVLSYRAPDGSEQKVMHRSEPGTPHPEWRILQELRRLNVPAEQVLELHTELESCDLPGGYCHRLITSSWPNVRVTHTAGYGRDQAARQTGMAHLLNHLDELHQLAGGPRRSRPVRAPLPAPGTVPPRPPVPPQQLAAELAQFFGPAVFRYEQRAVSRQGVPEIVAQTLVWAGLPTNFGPFFWAHAPENRPIPTLAELAAERGRTVGPEAGGYLVLGNDYGRQLCVQYGTAAVVAVDLDGTNEPPRFVNSGVPEFVRSLALLGRMWPLRYGLTPDQAGRWTTDFQAELIALDPAALQAPDTWWAVLLEQFWDGLL
- a CDS encoding Imm21 family immunity protein; protein product: MRLGPRTDWLNTDFGRYVLCPASQVGSWQGTEADEVDMDAVGRVRIGGLDALTLAGEPLQICYLADTMTFARQVFADDDELLPGAVRQAVADGEWDEGFTVRLGGRYLLMDLALPGATGAGESLEIVLPYGLYQVLFTTVTPTEDAQFRLDRLRAAS
- a CDS encoding UDP binding domain-containing protein, translated to MEDIPNERHKKNTGDARETPAARIAELLTALGVEVRAADPHVLTGVHLPGQRGPFNSVPRVTATPEELAAADAVLLLADHDAFDYPTVTEHARYVLACRNRVSGAQVEVL
- the mfd gene encoding transcription-repair coupling factor — protein: MSLTGLLDVVVRDPALAEAIEAAAGGHRPHLDVVGPPAARPFVIAALARSLADGSATGGRPVLAVTATGREAEDLAASLRSLLPPDAVAEFPAWETLPHERLSPRSDTVGRRLAVLRRIAHPAADDPAAGPVQVVVAPVRSVLQPQVKGLAELEPVALQRGGSHDLEEVARRLAAAAYARVELVEKRGEFAVRGGILDVFPPTEEHPLRVEFWGDEIEEIRYFKVADQRSLEIAEHGLWAPPCRELLLTDQVRARAAELAEAHPELAEILDKIAQGIAVEGMESLAPVLVDDMELLLDVLPAGSVTVVCDPERVRTRAADLVATSQEFLHASWVAAAAGGDRPIDVEQIDVSAASLWSLADVREHAQQIGLPWWSVSPFATSDSEVSTILEFDSNTLTLGMHAVEAYRGDTARAIADAKERLAADWRVVMVTEGQGPASRLAEVLGNEGIPARLVHDLAEPPTRDVVYVSCGSIEHGFVDEALKLTVITETDLSGQRSSTKDMRRMPSRRRNAIDPLALAAGDYVVHEAHGVGRYVEMVQRTVQGATREYLVLEYAPAKRGHPGDRLFVPTDQLDQVTKYVGGEAPTLHRLGGADWAKTKQRAKKAVKEIAADLIKLYSARMAAPGHSFGADTPWQRELEDAFPYAETPDQLTTIAEVKSDMEKSVPMDRLICGDVGYGKTEIAVRAAFKAVQDGKQVAVLVPTTLLVQQHFSTFAERYANFPVVVKALSRFQTDSEAKAVLEGLFDGSVDVVIGTHRLFSSETRFKDLGLVIVDEEQRFGVEHKEQLKKLRANVDVLTMSATPIPRTLEMAVTGIREMSTITTPPEERHPVLTFVGPYDEKQISAAIRRELLREGQVFYIHNRVESIDRAAARLKDLVPEARVATAHGQMGETALEKVVVDFWEKEFDVLVSTTIVESGIDISNANTLIVERGDTFGLSQLHQLRGRVGRGRERGYAYMLYPPEKPLTETAHERLATIAQHTEMGAGMYVAMKDLEIRGAGNLLGGEQSGHIAGVGFDLYMRMVGEAVAEFRESLEAGGGEPEEEPLEVKIEIPVDAHVPHDYAPGERLRLQAYRSIAAVNSEEDIEQVRAELTDRYGKLPEPVENLLLVAALRLYARRCGVADITLQGANVRFGPVELRESQQLRLNRLYPRSQVKAATRQVLVPRPSTARIGGKPVVGRELLAWCGTFLTTMFEELAAAKK